A part of Terriglobus roseus genomic DNA contains:
- a CDS encoding alpha/beta hydrolase, with translation MSMSLLRSAAIATMFCGVTLSALSQAATPQKNRASMETMQIPSHGSLMNGLMYVAEGAGPHPVVILLHGFPGNEQNLDLAQDMRRAGWDVLFFHYRGAWGSSGDYSFTHVVEDVASAVAYVRDPANAQKLRADSKHIVLLGHSAGGFAAVQVGAADPTITAIGLISAADMAGRIPENLPKQAEPVARARISKGLAAEGMAPLSGTSPDALAQETLDHATQWRFLANAKALSTRPLLNVTSDDGLAGMDDALAEAVRKDGDAAVTSVHFATDHAYSDKRQELSAAVLQWLKGLPLK, from the coding sequence CGGCGCTGTCGCAGGCGGCCACACCGCAAAAGAATCGCGCAAGCATGGAAACTATGCAGATTCCCAGCCATGGCTCGTTGATGAACGGGCTTATGTATGTGGCGGAGGGAGCTGGACCGCATCCGGTGGTGATATTGCTGCACGGCTTTCCGGGCAACGAACAGAATCTTGATCTGGCCCAAGATATGCGTCGTGCCGGATGGGATGTGCTGTTCTTTCACTATCGCGGTGCTTGGGGCTCGTCGGGAGACTATTCGTTTACGCATGTGGTGGAAGATGTCGCCTCTGCTGTGGCCTACGTGCGCGATCCTGCCAATGCACAAAAGCTGCGCGCGGATAGCAAACACATCGTTTTGCTAGGTCACAGCGCAGGTGGATTTGCGGCAGTGCAGGTAGGCGCAGCAGATCCCACGATCACTGCGATTGGACTCATTTCAGCGGCGGACATGGCTGGGAGAATCCCGGAAAATCTGCCGAAACAGGCCGAACCGGTGGCACGCGCGCGGATCAGCAAGGGGCTTGCAGCAGAAGGGATGGCGCCGTTGAGTGGGACCTCGCCAGATGCGTTGGCGCAGGAGACGCTGGATCACGCGACGCAGTGGCGTTTTCTTGCCAATGCGAAGGCGCTTTCTACGCGGCCCCTGCTGAATGTCACATCGGATGATGGGTTGGCCGGAATGGATGATGCTCTGGCTGAGGCCGTACGCAAAGATGGCGATGCCGCAGTGACCTCAGTGCATTTCGCGACGGATCACGCCTACTCCGACAAGCGGCAGGAACTATCCGCAGCGGTCCTGCAATGGCTGAAGG